Genomic DNA from Halobaculum sp. CBA1158:
CTCCAGATCCTCGACGGTCTCCATGGGCAGTTCGTCGCCGTCGATGATCCGGGTGCCGGCCTGCACGAGGTAGCCCAGGGCGGCGTCGACGTCCTCCTCGGCCTCGGCGGCCGCGGCGGCCTCGACGTACTCGGCGACGGTGGCCTCGTCGGCGGGGCCGCCGACGACGTACTCCTCGGCGCTGTAGAACACGCACACGAGGCTGGTCTGGACGCCGTCGATCAGCATCGCCTTCTCCTCGTCGGCGATGTCGACCTCGTCGAGCACGATGTCGCGGATGTCCGCGATCTCCCCGACCGCCTCGTCCTCGCTCAGTCGGTCGTCGTCGTAGGCGGCGACCACCTTCGCGACCGCGATCGCCGTGTCGTCCTGAAGGTTGAGCAGCAACCGCGCGGAGTCCTCGTCCTCCGGGTCGAGGTCCTCCCCCGCGACGCGGTCGAGCCAGTTCTGCCACCGGTCAGCGGTGTAGAACGTCTCCTCGGAATCGCTCATACCCACACGGTTTCGGCCTGCATTGATATGCCTTTCTTATCCCCGAACGCGGAGCGAGAGACGCCCACGCACGGCGATTCCTGCGGCCGAATTCGGCCGGTCGCGTCGTCGGCGACGGTGGCGGTAGCGGCGTCAGCGCCGGCGTCAGCGACGGCGTCGCGCCGCCGTCGCGCTGCCGTCGCGCCGCCGCACGATCACGTCGTTGCGTGGTCACGGTACCTCGGTCTCAGCCGACTCAGTTCACTCCGCGTCGGCCAGCGTCGCCTCGGTGTCGATCTCGTACACCGCCCGCGGCGTCTCGACGTGGGCGGTCCGCACGGCCTCGTCGTATCCCTCCTCCAGTAGCCACCGGACCCGCCGCGGGACGGTTTTCGGACCCATCACCATCCCCGGCTTCTCCGGGTCGTCGACGAAGTCCGTCTCCATCAGGAACGGCGCTCCGGACTCGGCGGCCCGACGGAGCCGGTCTTTCTCGCTCATCACGCTCGGCGTCGGTCCGGCGAGTCGTCCGGCCGCGTAGTGTTTCACGACCCGCTTCGGGTCCATCCCCGCCTCCGCCGCCCACGTCGCGATCTCGGAGAGGTCCTCGCTGGCCTCGGTGTGGAGTTGCACCGGACAGTCCAGCTCGGCTCCGTGCTCGAACGCCCGGCGCATCACGGCGTTCGAAGCGTTCCAGACGGCGTCGCTCACCTCGTAGTGCGGCCGCCCCGACTTGAGTCCCAGCGCGCGCCCCTCGGCGACGTACTCGGCGGCCACGTCGATCCCGTCGCACATCAGCGACCGCGCCTCCTCGGGGTCGTACCCCTCGTCGTCGACGAGCCGCGAGACAAGACCGGGGTGGACGCCGAGGACGGCCCACGCCGTGCCGCGGAGTCGCTCGCTCGCGGCCGCGACGGCGTCCAGGGTCGCCTCGAACGCCCGCCGGAAGTCCTCGCGCTCGCTCGGAATCGGTCCCAGGAGCCAGGAGGGCTTGTTGACGACGATCAGGTGCGTCCCGCCCAGGCGCGCGAAGTCGTCGACCGCGTCCATCCCGCGGCCGTGCTCCGGGTCGAGGTGGAGGTGGTCGTCCAGGACGGGCGTGCCGAGGTCCTCGCTCATGCGACCCGGTTGGACGCCGACCCGCGAAAAGCCTCCGGGGTCGATCGGCCCGGTCGGTCAGTACGGCGTTCGACCGCGCGCGAGGATCCGCGTCCGCTCCCCGTCGGGACTCGACCACACCAGCCGAACGGCGGTTCCAGACGAGACGGTCCCGCCGGTGTCCTCGCCGAGCACGATCGAGTCGCCCGCGCCGATCGGGTACTCGGACTCCGGCACCACGTGTTCGGGTCCGCCGTCGGCGACGAGCGAGACGTTCCCGGTCCGCTCCCCGGTGATCGTCCGCCCGCCGGTGACGGTCGCGACGACCTCGTACCCGACGCCGGCCGTGCGGTAGGTGAAGTCCACCGACACCTGCGGCCCGCCGGTCCGCAGACCGCCCGCGAACCCGAGCATCGCCGCGCCGACTACCGCCGCCAGCACCACCGTGATCGCGACCATCGTCACCGTCGCGATCGCCGGCGTCACTGCTCTGTCCGAACTCCTCGGTCGGTCCGCTGGTGATCCCGTGAGTGCCATCGTCGGATCGGGTCCCCCAGCGACGTGTCCCGACTGTCGGCGACTCCTCGGAGGGGGTTGTTAATGCTACTGCCGGAAAAATCGCATCTGATAACCGTACGGCTGTGCCGATCGTCGGCCGTCCACAACCACTAAACGCGGTTCCCGCCTACCGCGGGTAATGACCGACTGGACGGAGCGCTATCGCCCGTCGTCGCTCTCGGAGCTCCGGGGCAACGACAAGGCGGTGTCCGCGCTGCGGGAGTGGGCCGACGGGTGGGAGGATCACCGCGAGGCCGTCGTCCTGCACGGCTCGCCGGGGATCGGCAAGACCTCGGCGGCGCACGCGCTGGCGGCCGACAGGGGGTGGCAGACCGTCGAGTTGAACGCCTCCGACAAGCGCACCGGGGACGTGATCGAGCGGTACGCCGGTCGCGCGGCCAACAACGCGACGCTCGGCGGTTCCTCGGGCGGCGACGACACCGGCGGCCGCCAACTCGTCATCCTCGACGAGGCGGACAACATCCACGGCAACTACGACCGCGGCGGCAAGAGCGCGGTGACGAAACTGGTGAAAGACTCCGGCCAGCCGGTGGTGCTCATCGCCAACGAGTACTACGACATGAGCCGCGGCCTGCGGAACGCGACCCAGGACATCGAGTTCCGCGACGTGGGCAAGCGCTCCATCGTTCCGGTGCTCCGGGACATCTGCCGCAAGGAGGACATCGAGTTCGACGCCGACGCGCTCGACCGCATCGCCGAGCGCAACAGCGGGGACCTCCGCGGGGCGGTCAACGACCTCCAGGCGGTCGCCGACGGCAGGGACCGACTCGCGCTGGAGGACGTGATCACCGGCGACCGCGACCGATCCATGGACATCTTCCCGTTCCTCGATCTGGTGCTCAAGGAAGGCGAATCCGCTCGAGAAGCCCTGCAGGCCAGCTACGACGTGGACGAGACGCCCGACGACCTCACGAAGTGGATCGAGGACAACATGCTGAAGGTGTACGACGCGGAGGAGGCGACCCGCGCGTACGACCGCCTCGCCGACGCCGATAAGTGGCTCGGCCGCGTGTGGGCGACGCAGGACTACTCGTACTGGCGGTACGCCGGCGACAACCTCTCGGCGGGCGTCGCCGCCGCCCGCGACGGCACCAAGGGCGGCTGGACCCGCTGGGGCCGCCCGCAGTTCTACCACTCCACCTCGGACACGAGCGACTACGTCGTCCGCGCCATCGCCGAGCGCGGCGGCTTCTCGATGGACACCGCCCGCCGCGCCGTGCTCCCGTACCTCCAGGCGATGACCCATCACTGCAAGCCCCGGGAGCTGACGGTCGAGATGGCCGCCGCCTACGAGTTCGAGGAGAAGCACGTCTCCCTCGTCACCGGCTCCGGGGAGACGACGAACAAGGTGGAGTCCATCGTCGAGGACGCCGAGGAACTGCGCGCCGAGCGGATGGAAGCACACTCCGGCGGCGCGTTCGCCGGCGTCGCCCCGAGCACGGCGGCGGAGCGAGCGGCCGACGAGGACGCGAACGGCGACGGCGGGGACGCCGACAGGGGGGACGCCGCCGGCGACGACGGACAGACGAGCCTCGCGGACGCCGCAGGAGACGGGGACAGCGACGGAGACGAGCACGCGGACGACGACGCTCGCGACGCCGACCCCGAGGCGGCCGAGGAGGACGACGGGCAGTCCGGGCTGTCGGACTTCATGTGACCGGGAGCGTCGACCGCCACCGTCCCGATTTTTCACCCCCCGACCCGATCCCCGAGCCATGCAAGCGGCCGTCCTCCGCGAGTACGGGGAGCCACTCGACGTGACCGACGTGCCCGAACCGGACTGCGAGCCCCACGGCGTCGTCGTCGACGTGGAGGCGTGCGGGATCTGCCGGTCGGACTGGCACGCCTGGATGGGCCACGGCGAGTGGGCCGACGATCGGGTCCCTCTCGACTACGTGCTCGGGCACGAGCCCGCCGGCACCGTGATCGAGGTCGGCGAACGGGTGGAGTCCGTCGACGAGGGCGACCGCGTCGCCGTCCCGTTCAACCTCGGGTGCGGCGCGTGCCCCGAGTGCGTGAACGGCCACGGGAACACCTGCCTCGACGGCCGCGCGCTCGGCTTCGAGCGCGCCGCGCCCGGCGCGTTCGCCGAGCGGGTCCACCTCCCGCACGCCGACTACAACGCGATGCGCCTCCCGGAGGGCGTCGCCGCCCGCGACGTGGCCGCGCTCGGCTGTCGGTTCATGACCGCCTTCCACGCGCTGACACACCGCGCCCGCGTCGACGCCGGCGAGTGGGTCGCCGTCCACGGCTGCGGCGGCGTCGGGCTCTCCGCGGTCCAGGTCGCCGACGCGATCGGAGCCCGCGTGATCGCCGTCGACGTGGACGCCGACGCGCTCGAGCGCGCGGCCGCGGCGGGAGCCGACGAGACGCTCCGCGGCGACGCGGTCGACGTGCCGAGCGAGGTCGAGGCGATCACGGGGCGGGGCGCGCACGTCTCGCTGGACGCGCTCGGGCGGGCGGAGACGTGCCGGAACTCCGTCGCCTGCCTCCGCGAACGCGGCACGCACGTCCAGGTCGGGCTGACGACCGACGCCGAGGAGGGCGAGGTGAGCCTCCCCACGGACGCGATGACGCGCTGGGAGGTGGACTTCCTCGGCTCGCGCGGGATGCCGCCGACGCGCTACGACGAACTGCTCGGACTGCTGGAGGCCGGGGATCTGGACCCAAGCGCGCTCGTCGGTCGGGAGGTCGGACTGGAGGCCGTGCCGGACCGACTGGCAGCGATGACGACGTACGACACCGACGGTGTCGAGGTCCTCACGTTCTGAGTGCCGTCGGCGGGTCGGACTGCGGGGGGAGAGGGGAAACGGACCTGAACGATCTCAGTCGCGCTCGGTCGCCGCGACGGCGACGCCCCCCTCGCTGACCGTGACGATCACCGTGTCGGCACCGCCGCCGCCGCCGAGCGCGGGGTACAGCCGGATCGCGTCGCGCGCGCTGGCCCCGTCGACCGTCGCCTCGAGGACGTAGGCTCCCGGGCCAGGGAAGAACTCGCGGATCGTCCCGGTGTCGTCGCCGGCGACGGGGTACGTTCCCTGCTGGACGACGGTTCCCGACTCGAAGCCGCCCGCCGGCGTTCGGTCGGCCGGTTCGTCTGGGCCGGGCGTGGCGACCGACGCCGCTCGGAGGCGGACGCGGACCGCCTCCGGGCGCTCGTTGCGGATGAGCACGCCACCGGGCACGTCGTTGCTCCGGAGCGGCCGGGTACAGCCGGCGAGCCCGCCTGTGAGGACGAGCCCGGTCGCCGCGAGGATCCCCCGTCTGCGTGGCACGCTCGGCCCGTGGTCGGGCGTCGATAAAAAGGGTGAGTCTCCGGCGGCTCCGGCCTTCCAGCAGCTTCGAGAGGAACCGTCGACCGCGTTCGGTCCTCGGCTCGTCGAAGAACTCCCGCGGCGGCGTCCCCTCGACGATCTCGCCGTCGCCGCCCATCTCAGTCGGCGATCGTGAACGCCGCGCCGGCCGTCAGTCGTCGGTGGAGCCGTAGACGGGCCGCTCGACCTCGGGTTCGGCCCCACGCAGCGACCACGCCGCCCCCGCCGTCAGCGCCGTCGCCAGCGCGAACACGAGCCAGTTCACGAACCGGACGGCCGCGGTGTAGAGCACGATATCGCGCCCGAACACCATCCCCACGAACAGCAGCGTCGCGGCCGCGGCGACGGCGGCGGGAGCCGCAATCTCCCCCCGTTCGTTCAGCCACATCGCCGACGCCAGCAGCGCCCCGAAGGTCGCCAGCGACGCCGCGTAGAACAGGGCCTGCACCGCCGGCGAGTAGGCGATCACCGGCGACAGCCGCGACAGCGCCCACGCGACCACCAGTCCCGCCAGCCCGACGCCGACCGCCACCCGGATCCGCGAGAGCGTCCCTCGCGAGAAGCGACCGCGATACGCGAGCAGCGTGCCGTACGTCAACAGCGCGAAGATCGAGAAGCCGGTCAGGAAGTGCGCGGCGTGTACCGGCGCGGAGTACCCGCCCGGCAGCGCTCCGTTCAGCGTCACGGTGATCGCGCCGAAGGCGGCCTGCAACGGGGTGAGCACGGTCGCGAGGGTGAGCGCGTACCGCGTCCGCGACGCGATCCGGTCGCGGCCGAACCACGACCACGCGGCCGCGCCGAGGATCATGAACCCCGTGATCATCGCCCACAGCCTGTGGAACCACTCGATGAACGAGGGGATCGACTGCGGCAGGACGCCACCGTCGCACAGCGGCCACTGCTGGGCGCAGGCCAGTCCAGCGCCGGTCGCGGCCGTGTAGATACCGAGCGAGATGAGCGTCAGCGCCATCCCCGTCGTGACCGCCACGTACCGACGGAAGGTGAGCCACTCGGGTCCGCGTGTCATCGGCGGAGTTGGGTGGCGCTCGCACTTAGAACGCGCGGTCGAGCGCTCCCGCCGAGCCGGGTTCGATGGGGTCACCGTTAAGTTCGGGTGCGACGCGTCGGAAGACGTGAGCCCTCCATCGAACGCGATCGGATCTACCTTCCTCGCACGGGTCACTCCGGACGACCGCCGCCGGCGACGACTGGTC
This window encodes:
- a CDS encoding alcohol dehydrogenase catalytic domain-containing protein → MQAAVLREYGEPLDVTDVPEPDCEPHGVVVDVEACGICRSDWHAWMGHGEWADDRVPLDYVLGHEPAGTVIEVGERVESVDEGDRVAVPFNLGCGACPECVNGHGNTCLDGRALGFERAAPGAFAERVHLPHADYNAMRLPEGVAARDVAALGCRFMTAFHALTHRARVDAGEWVAVHGCGGVGLSAVQVADAIGARVIAVDVDADALERAAAAGADETLRGDAVDVPSEVEAITGRGAHVSLDALGRAETCRNSVACLRERGTHVQVGLTTDAEEGEVSLPTDAMTRWEVDFLGSRGMPPTRYDELLGLLEAGDLDPSALVGREVGLEAVPDRLAAMTTYDTDGVEVLTF
- a CDS encoding replication factor C large subunit gives rise to the protein MTDWTERYRPSSLSELRGNDKAVSALREWADGWEDHREAVVLHGSPGIGKTSAAHALAADRGWQTVELNASDKRTGDVIERYAGRAANNATLGGSSGGDDTGGRQLVILDEADNIHGNYDRGGKSAVTKLVKDSGQPVVLIANEYYDMSRGLRNATQDIEFRDVGKRSIVPVLRDICRKEDIEFDADALDRIAERNSGDLRGAVNDLQAVADGRDRLALEDVITGDRDRSMDIFPFLDLVLKEGESAREALQASYDVDETPDDLTKWIEDNMLKVYDAEEATRAYDRLADADKWLGRVWATQDYSYWRYAGDNLSAGVAAARDGTKGGWTRWGRPQFYHSTSDTSDYVVRAIAERGGFSMDTARRAVLPYLQAMTHHCKPRELTVEMAAAYEFEEKHVSLVTGSGETTNKVESIVEDAEELRAERMEAHSGGAFAGVAPSTAAERAADEDANGDGGDADRGDAAGDDGQTSLADAAGDGDSDGDEHADDDARDADPEAAEEDDGQSGLSDFM
- a CDS encoding DUF2150 family protein, which gives rise to MSDSEETFYTADRWQNWLDRVAGEDLDPEDEDSARLLLNLQDDTAIAVAKVVAAYDDDRLSEDEAVGEIADIRDIVLDEVDIADEEKAMLIDGVQTSLVCVFYSAEEYVVGGPADEATVAEYVEAAAAAEAEEDVDAALGYLVQAGTRIIDGDELPMETVEDLEYGLVSEWANGLDSLQSAMSDPEVVEEDDG
- a CDS encoding TatD family hydrolase; translated protein: MSEDLGTPVLDDHLHLDPEHGRGMDAVDDFARLGGTHLIVVNKPSWLLGPIPSEREDFRRAFEATLDAVAAASERLRGTAWAVLGVHPGLVSRLVDDEGYDPEEARSLMCDGIDVAAEYVAEGRALGLKSGRPHYEVSDAVWNASNAVMRRAFEHGAELDCPVQLHTEASEDLSEIATWAAEAGMDPKRVVKHYAAGRLAGPTPSVMSEKDRLRRAAESGAPFLMETDFVDDPEKPGMVMGPKTVPRRVRWLLEEGYDEAVRTAHVETPRAVYEIDTEATLADAE
- a CDS encoding COX15/CtaA family protein, which encodes MTRGPEWLTFRRYVAVTTGMALTLISLGIYTAATGAGLACAQQWPLCDGGVLPQSIPSFIEWFHRLWAMITGFMILGAAAWSWFGRDRIASRTRYALTLATVLTPLQAAFGAITVTLNGALPGGYSAPVHAAHFLTGFSIFALLTYGTLLAYRGRFSRGTLSRIRVAVGVGLAGLVVAWALSRLSPVIAYSPAVQALFYAASLATFGALLASAMWLNERGEIAAPAAVAAAATLLFVGMVFGRDIVLYTAAVRFVNWLVFALATALTAGAAWSLRGAEPEVERPVYGSTDD
- a CDS encoding type IV pilin, with product MTPAIATVTMVAITVVLAAVVGAAMLGFAGGLRTGGPQVSVDFTYRTAGVGYEVVATVTGGRTITGERTGNVSLVADGGPEHVVPESEYPIGAGDSIVLGEDTGGTVSSGTAVRLVWSSPDGERTRILARGRTPY